A region from the Aphis gossypii isolate Hap1 chromosome 1, ASM2018417v2, whole genome shotgun sequence genome encodes:
- the LOC114129086 gene encoding LOW QUALITY PROTEIN: neurogenic locus protein delta (The sequence of the model RefSeq protein was modified relative to this genomic sequence to represent the inferred CDS: inserted 1 base in 1 codon), translating to MRYRWCLYCIVCIITFVVTNVSCNGVFELRIKSFSNELGREASGLCCGGVCGTPCRTKFRACLKHYETNINVNSTCTFGDVVTPVLGENSLTLPANATPIAFHFNFTWPGTFSLIVEAWHEPSSARNSGTTNGSALITRITDQRFLKLSDGWVQQEYVGSTGGVRSRLVYEHRVRCEDNYHGDGCAKFCRPRDDNFGHYLCSDDGDMICMPGWTGSYCSKAICAPGCDEKKGTCMTPGTCQCHAGWTGARCDQCQIYPGCVNGYCQKPWQCLCKEGWGGMFCNQDLNYCTNHAPCKNGGTCFNTGQGLYTCSCAPGYSGPECNVDLGLTNKPGMDCSTGLTCLNGGTCKKTGSVSSCSCPSQWKGVRCETSTQPACASSPCGNGGTCVNTPKTNNGTGSYNNNNNNNGNGYVCHCPIGFSGPTCHQITNHCQPDPCRNGATCVPSKDSSSYTCKCAPGFAGAHCHLPDHCQKTXCLNGGTCQAQADGYRCQCVPGYVGDLCQSVVDYCVAKPCANGGTCENLKNDFRCGCRPGFGGKDCSRYVNECVQSPCANGGTCVTTGGGSDGGFRCECPVGYTGANCTDERPTTLGDNSKHMSAVVQEQPEMVQASVNGVLMVVLSVSVPVAVLAAIAVVLCMKNRRRRDQKKADENARMQNEQNSIHSVAKLGDPHVIRNSWDPLPAAARENVYSEPLCFAAPNKMHQQQPSLTPAQSSSSLQRQKLLNTDRQNRMSFKEQDAINALDRRISVISVDSAACNNTNSEVSPVKAHHYHRNIHQQLQYERAAVKSMILDQHSFATQV from the exons atGCGGTACCGGTGGTGTCTGTATTGCATCGTATGCATCATCACATTTGTCGTCACAAAC gtgAGTTGCAATGGTGTGTTCGAGCTGCGGATAAAATCATTCAGCAATGAATTGGGCCGAGAAGCTTCAGGTCTGTGCTGCGGTGGCGTATGCGGAACGCCGTGCCGGACAAAGTTCCGGGCATGCCTGAAACACTACGAGACCAACATAAACGTCAACTCCACGTGCACGTTTGGTGATGTCGTCACTCCCGTGCTCGGCGAGAACAGCTTAACGCTGCCTGCCAACGCCACGCCAATAGCGTTtcatttcaattttacatGGCCG GGTACGTTCTCACTCATTGTGGAAGCGTGGCATGAACCGTCGTCGGCGAGAAATtcag GAACGACCAACGGTTCTGCCTTGATCACTCGGATCACGGACCAACGGTTTCTGAAACTCAGCGACGGATGGGTACAACAGGAGTACGTCGGGTCAACCGGCGGCGTCCGTTCGCGACTCGTGTACGAGCACAGGGTCCGATGCGAGGATAACTATCACGGCGACGGGTGCGCCAAATTCTGCCGGCCCAGAGATGACAACTTCGGCCATTACCTATGCTCGGACGACGGTGACATGATATGCATGCCGGGTTGGACGGGCAGCTATTGCAGCAAAg cgATCTGCGCACCTGGCTGCGACGAGAAAAAAGGAACGTGCATGACTCCAGGAACCTGCCA ATGTCACGCGGGCTGGACTGGAGCCAGATGTGACCAGTGTCAAATATATCCGGGTTGCGTGAATGGCTATTGCCAAAAACCGTGGCAGTGCCTGTGCAAAGAAGGATGGGGTGGCATGTTTTGCAACCAGGACTTGAACTACTGCACCAACCACGCGCCGTGCAAGAACGGCGGCACGTGCTTCAACACGGGACAGGGACTGTACACATGCTCGTGTGCCCCCGGATATTCTGGGCCCGAGTGCAACGTCGACTTGGGACTGACCAACAAACCGGGAATGGACTGTTCCACAGGACTGACGTGTCTCAACGGCGGCACGTGCAAG AAAACCGGATCCGTCTCTAGCTGCTCGTGTCCCAGCCAATGGAAGGGCGTCAGATGCGAGACGTCCACGCAGCCGGCCTGCGCGAGTTCGCCGTGCGGAAACGGCGGCACTTGCGTCAACACCCCTAAAACGAACAACGGAACCGGTAgctacaacaacaacaacaacaacaacggcAACGGGTACGTGTGCCATTGCCCGATCGGTTTTTCCGGACCCACGTGCCACCAGATCACCAACCACTGTCAGCCGGACCCGTGCCGGAACGGGGCGACGTGCGTGCCGAGCAAAGACAGTTCCAGTTACACGTGCAAGTGCGCGCCCGGGTTCGCCGGGGCCCACTGTCACCTGCCCGACCACTGCCAGAAAA CCTGCCTGAACGGGGGAACGTGCCAGGCCCAAGCCGACGGTTACCGGTGCCAGTGCGTGCCCGGGTACGTGGGCGACCTGTGCCAGAGCGTGGTGGACTACTGCGTGGCCAAGCCGTGCGCCAACGGCGGTACGTGCGAGAACCTGAAGAACGACTTCCGGTGCGGGTGCCGGCCCGGGTTCGGCGGCAAGGACTGCAGCCGGTACGTGAACGAGTGCGTACAGTCGCCGTGCGCCAACGGCGGGACGTGCGTGACCACCGGCGGCGGGAGCGACGGCGGTTTCCGGTGCGAGTGTCCCGTCGGTTACACGGGCGCCAACTGCACGGACGAGCGGCCGACCACGCTGGGCGACAACTCCAAGCACATGTCCGCCGTGGTCCAGGAACAGCCCGAGATGGTGCAGGCGTCCGTCAACGGCGTGCTGATGGTCGTGCTGTCCGTGTCCGTGCCGGTGGCCGTGCTGGCCGCCATCGCGGTGGTGCTGTGCATGAAGAACCGCCGGCGCCGCGACCAGAAGAAGGCCGACGAGAACGCGAGAATGCAAAACGAACAGAACTCCATACACAGCGTGGCCAAGCTGGGCGACCCGCACGTCATCAGAAACTCGTGGGACCCGCTGCCGGCCGCTGCCCGGGAGAACGTGTACTCCGAGCCGCTGTGCTTCGCCGCGCCCAACAAGATGCATCAGCAGCAGCCGTCGCTGACGCCGGCccagtcgtcgtcgtcgctgCAGCGGCAGAAACTGCTCAACACCGACCGACAGAATAGGATGTCGTTCAAGGAACAGGACGCCATCAACGCGTTAGACCGAAGAATATCCGTCATATCGGTCGACTCGGCCGCGTGCAACAACACAAATAG CGAGGTATCACCCGTCAAAGCTCACCATTATCACCGAAACATACACCAGCAGCTTCAGTACGAAAGAGCGGCCGTGAAATCGATGATTTTAGACCAACACTCTTTCGCCACACAAGTTTAg